One genomic window of Branchiostoma lanceolatum isolate klBraLanc5 chromosome 5, klBraLanc5.hap2, whole genome shotgun sequence includes the following:
- the LOC136435548 gene encoding peregrin-like isoform X11 translates to MTMLGYDFDVRVFLDNARACKPPYECPTCRRVYKSFSGIEYHLLNFDHSNPERESNPGTPMRKGSRKSRHHRSGRRSPSPVDIRSPQRETLTYEQAQRLVEVDLDGRTHRIDITECLEIVTEDEIEEEVENKEIEPNVDNKSKTPIKNNKKEDKLKKDVTGVQVNVGKLPEPSFKQLDDYVEPPDVPPRPKAYFRFIEKSVEELDEEVEYDMDEEDYAWLEMVNDKRKGDNMPPVSQEVFETLMDRLEKESYFESQSSGKGDPSSYIDEDAVCSICQDGECQNSNVILFCDMCNLAVHQECYGVPYIPEGQWLCRRCLQSPSRAVDCVLCPNKGGAFKQTDDARWAHVVCALWIPEVCFANTVFLEPIDSIDHIPTARWKLTCYICKQRGVGACIQCHKANCYTAFHVTCAQHAGLYMKMEPVRETGVNGTSISVRKTAYCDVHTPQGWDRTRHMMSEEDEDVPKGMSAKKAKKFKEEKSRQKMRKARKMLAEKRSAMPVVSVPYIPSNKVSKIVSRVSLQQKQKFFQRLHSYWMLKRQSRNGVPLLRRLQAHHQSQRNKEWLPHHLQKEESEKHRALKEQLQYWQRLRHDLERARLLVELIRKREKLKREQVKVTQLAMEMRLTPFLFLLRRTLEQLEEKDAGKIFSDPVPLDEVPDYLEYIKDPMDFATMRTKVEGHQYRNLDDFERDFELIIRNCMTYNAKDTIFYRAALRMRDQGGAIIRQARRLADRAGYDADSGMHTSEAPRVEEATTLRLEDASPKGSNRKKKKNKTTTAEHVLELHQVSGLIMGGVDNLLIPENRADMTLEDQLKELLEKLDMTTTIKHGGARSKRAKQLRREINVIRRKLAQQREHRDEETPVEPPATPKKKKDKEDKSNSDSKSKDEAGTSNGNSNGASPTKTSRGRSKSRKKSRSKSSESEAALVPTSPSVQGGATTDPKPATPERPNESSTPSTPTTPSTPGVGRRTSVLFNKKAKSKPFQDSVSPSKSPKSPGHKRGPGRPPGRPSKNKKQQNGEHALASIQEGSALLNADQNQATDFSTLRKRARSTSSSSNDSGSQRKRPRVNSTDTFDAETVVPPNKESFTVYRTDTSRPRSSSESDSSSTSETSDTSSSKQSKTGTQEGTEESSEESSGTEGEVIADPNKKGPGRGKAKLLNRTSANLDEESDTEDVPIQPLDLVWAKCRGYPSYPALIINPKMPRTGYFHNGVPIPVPPMEVLKGRPQIPENEELYLVLFFDNKRTWQWLPREKLHPLGVDSKLDHTKMNEGRKSSIRKSVAIAFDRAMNHRQRVEDGIRDSSNESSDSE, encoded by the exons ATGACAATGTTGGGGTATGACTTCGATGTAAGGGTTTTCCTGGACAACGCAAGGGCGTGTAAGCCTCCTTACGAGTGCCCTACATGCCGCAGAGTGTATAAGAGCTTCTCTGGGATTGAGTATCACTTACTGAACTTTGATCACAGCAACCCAGAAAGAGAAAGCAACCCCGGCACCCCAATGAGGAAGGGATCTCGGAAAAGCAGACACCACCGGTCGGGGCGGCGCTCTCCGTCGCCGGTAGACATTCGCTCGCCTCAAAGAGAGACGTTGACATATGAGCAGGCGCAGAGGCTGGTGGAGGTCGACTTGGACGGGCGGACGCATCGTATTGACATAACGGAATGCCTCGAAATCGTGACAGAAGACGAAATAGAGGAAGAGGTAGAGAATAAGGAAATAGAGCCAAACGTCGACAACAAGAGCAAGACTCCcatcaagaacaacaaaaagGAGGACAAACTCAAGAAGGATGTGACAGGGGTGCAAGTGAATGTTGGAAAGTTGCCAGAACCTTCTTTCAAGCAACTTGACGATTATGTAGAACCCCCAGATGTTCCCCCGCGGCCAAAGGCGTACTTTCGTTTCATTGAGAAGTCGGTGGAAGAACTTGACGAGGAAGTGGAATATGACATGGACGAAGAGGACTATGCCTGGTTAGAGATGGTTAACGACAAACGGAAAGGAGACAACATGCCGCCCGTTTCACAAGAAGTTTTCGAGACATTAATGGACCGTCTAGAAAAAGAATCGTACTTCGAAAGCCAGAGTTCCGGGAAGGGCGATCCTAGTTCGTATATCGACGAAGACGCAGTGTGCAGTATATGCCAAGACGGCGAGTGTCAAAACAGCAATGTGATACTATTCTGTGACATGTGTAATCTCGCGGTTCACCAAGAATGCTATGGTGTCCCCTACATTCCCGAGGGACAGTGGCTATGTAGACGATGCTTGCAGTCTCCGTCGCGAGCCGTAGACTGCGTGTTGTGTCCCAACAAGGGTGGTGCTTTCAAACAGACGGACGACGCGCGGTGGGCCCACGTGGTCTGCGCGCTGTGGATTCCGGAGGTCTGCTTCGCGAATACGGTATTCCTGGAGCCGATAGACAGTATAGACCACATTCCCACTGCGCGGTGGAAACTGACTTGTTACATCTGTAAACAGCGGGGTGTCGGTGCGTGCATCCAGTGCCACAAGGCGAACTGTTACACAGCATTCCATGTCACCTGCGCCCAACACGCCGGGCTCTACATGAAGATGGAACCCGTACGTGAGACGGGCGTGAATGGGACGTCCATTAGCGTACGCAAGACTGCATACTGCGACGTTCACACGCCGCAGGGCTGGGACCGTACGAGGCACATGATGAGCGAAGAAGACGAAGACGTTCCCAAGGGGATGTCCGCCAAGAAAGCTAAGAAGTTCAAGGAGGAGAAGTCTCGGCAAAAGATGAGGAAAGCCAGGAAGATGCTTGCGGAGAAGAGGTCGGCTATGCCGGTGGTGTCAGTGCCCTACATACCATCAAACAA GGTTTCCAAGATCGTGTCGAGAGTGTCGTTGCAACAGAAGCAGAAGTTCTTCCAGCGGCTGCACAGTTATTGGATGCTGAAGCGCCAGTCTAGAAATGGAGTCCCTCTCCTCAGGAGGCTTCAGGCCCACCACCAATCACAGAGGAACAAGGAATGg TTACCTCACCATTTGCAGAAGGAGGAAAGCGAGAAACACCGTGCGCTGAAAGAGCAGCTCCAGTACTGGCAGCGTCTCAGGCACGACTTGGAACGGGCCAGGCTATTGGTGGAGCTCATTCGCAAGCGCGAGAAACTTAAACGGGAGCAG GTGAAAGTCACCCAGCTGGCCATGGAGATGAGGCTGACGCCGTTCCTCTTCCTTCTGCGGCGCACGCTCGAACAGCTGGAGGAGAAGGATGCTGGGAAGATCTTCAGCGACCCAGTTCCACTTGACGAG GTTCCTGACTATCTGGAGTACATTAAGGACCCCATGGACTTTGCCACCATGAGAACAAAGGTCGAAGGGCACCAGTACCGCAACTTGGACGACTTCGAGAGGGATTTTGAGCTCATCATCAGGAATTGCATGACATACAATGCCAAGGACACCATCTTCTATCGGGCAGCGCTCAGAATGAGAGACCAG GGAGGTGCGATCATCAGACAAGCGCGGAGGTTGGCAGATCGAGCGGGGTACGACGCTGACTCCGGTATGCACACGTCAGAGGCGCCCAGGGTAGAGGAGGCCACCACTCTCAGGCTGGAGGATG CCTCCCCTAAAGGCAGcaacagaaagaagaagaagaacaagacCACGACTGCCGAACATGTATTGGAATTGCACCAAGTATCTGGGCTTATCATGGGAGGAG tggaCAACCTGTTAATTCCAGAGAACAGAGCAGACATGACCTTAGAAGACCAGCTGAAAGAACTCCTGGAGAAACTGGACATGACCACGACCATCAAGCATGGAG GAGCTCGGTCGAAGAGGGCCAAACAGCTGCGGCGAGAAATCAACGTGATCCGCAGGAAACTGGCGCAGCAGCGAGAACACCGCGACGAGGAGACGCCGGTCGAACCTCCAGCgacaccaaagaagaagaaggacaaGGAGGACAAAAGCAACTCCGATTCAAAATCTAAAG ATGAGGCTGGCACGTCTAATGGCAACTCCAACGGTGCATCACCAACCAAAACCTCCAGGGGGCGCTCCAAGAGCAGGAAGAAGTCCAGATCCAAGTCCAGTGAGAGTGAGGCTGCCCTAGTCCCCACCAGCCCATCGGTGCAGGGCGGGGCCACCACTGATCCCAAGCCAG CTACTCCCGAGCGACCCAATGAGAGCAGCACGCCCAGCACTCCGACCACCCCGTCCACCCCCGGCGTCGGCCGCCGCACCTCCGTACTCTTCAACAAGAAAGCCAAGTCCAAGCCATTCCAGGACTCTGTCTCCCCCTCTAAGTCCCCAAAGTCCCCCGGTCATAAGAGGGGACCCGGTAGACCCCCGGGGAGACCATCCAAAAACAAGAAGCAACAGAACGGGGAACACGCGCTAGCTAGTATCCAGGAGGGTAGTGCCTTGCTGAACGCAGACCAGAACCAAGCCACAGACTTTAGCACGTTGCGCAAGCGTGCCCGTAGCACCAGCAGTAGCAGCAACGACAGCGGTAGCCAGAGGAAAAGACCGCGGGTGAACTCCACGGACACGTTTGACGCGGAGACCGTGGTTCCTCCCAACAAGGAGAGTTTTACGGTGTACAGAACAGACACGAGCCGGCCGAGAAGTAGCTCGGAGTCGGACTCCAGTTCCACCAGCGAAACCAGCGACACCAGTAGTAGTAAACAGAGCAAAACCGGGACTCAAGAAGGGACGGAAGAGAGTAGTGAGGAGTCGTCTGGTACAGAAGGGGAGGTTATAGCTGATCCCAACAAGAAAGGCCCTGGAAGGGGAAAGG CCAAGCTGCTGAATCGAACCTCGGCAAATCTTGATGAGGAATCGGACACTGAGGACGTCCCCATTCAACCGCTGGACTTGGTGTGGGCCAAGTGTCGAGGGTATCCCTCTTACCCAGCTTTG ATCATTAACCCAAAGATGCCGAGGACGGGCTACTTCCACAACGGTGTTCCCATCCCCGTCCCTCCCATGGAGGTGCTAAAGGGGCGGCCGCAGATTCCGGAAAACGAGGAGCTCTACCTGGTTCTCTTCTTCGACAACAAGCGCACGTG GCAATGGCTACCCAGAGAAAAGCTACACCCTCTGGGCGTGGACTCCAAGTTGGACCATACCAAGATGAACGAGGGGCGAAAGTCGTCCATCCGAAAGTCGGTCGCAATCGCGTTCGACCGAGCAATGAATCACCGCCAGAGAGTAGAGGACGGCATCAGGGATTCGTCCAATGAATCAAGCGATTCGGAATAA
- the LOC136435548 gene encoding peregrin-like isoform X7 has translation MTMLGYDFDVRVFLDNARACKPPYECPTCRRVYKSFSGIEYHLLNFDHSNPERESNPGTPMRKGSRKSRHHRSGRRSPSPVDIRSPQRETLTYEQAQRLVEVDLDGRTHRIDITECLEIVTEDEIEEEVENKEIEPNVDNKSKTPIKNNKKEDKLKKDVTGVQVNVGKLPEPSFKQLDDYVEPPDVPPRPKAYFRFIEKSVEELDEEVEYDMDEEDYAWLEMVNDKRKGDNMPPVSQEVFETLMDRLEKESYFESQSSGKGDPSSYIDEDAVCSICQDGECQNSNVILFCDMCNLAVHQECYGVPYIPEGQWLCRRCLQSPSRAVDCVLCPNKGGAFKQTDDARWAHVVCALWIPEVCFANTVFLEPIDSIDHIPTARWKLTCYICKQRGVGACIQCHKANCYTAFHVTCAQHAGLYMKMEPVRETGVNGTSISVRKTAYCDVHTPQGWDRTRHMMSEEDEDVPKGMSAKKAKKFKEEKSRQKMRKARKMLAEKRSAMPVVSVPYIPSNKVSKIVSRVSLQQKQKFFQRLHSYWMLKRQSRNGVPLLRRLQAHHQSQRNKEWLPHHLQKEESEKHRALKEQLQYWQRLRHDLERARLLVELIRKREKLKREQVKVTQLAMEMRLTPFLFLLRRTLEQLEEKDAGKIFSDPVPLDEVPDYLEYIKDPMDFATMRTKVEGHQYRNLDDFERDFELIIRNCMTYNAKDTIFYRAALRMRDQGGAIIRQARRLADRAGYDADSGMHTSEAPRVEEATTLRLEDVDNLLIPENRADMTLEDQLKELLEKLDMTTTIKHGGARSKRAKQLRREINVIRRKLAQQREHRDEETPVEPPATPKKKKDKEDKSNSDSKSKDEAGTSNGNSNGASPTKTSRGRSKSRKKSRSKSSESEAALVPTSPSVQGGATTDPKPATPERPNESSTPSTPTTPSTPGVGRRTSVLFNKKAKSKPFQDSVSPSKSPKSPGHKRGPGRPPGRPSKNKKQQNGEHALASIQEGSALLNADQNQATDFSTLRKRARSTSSSSNDSGSQRKRPRVNSTDTFDAETVVPPNKESFTVYRTDTSRPRSSSESDSSSTSETSDTSSSKQSKTGTQEGTEESSEESSGTEGEVIADPNKKGPGRGKAKLLNRTSANLDEESDTEDVPIQPLDLVWAKCRGYPSYPALVSANNIINPKMPRTGYFHNGVPIPVPPMEVLKGRPQIPENEELYLVLFFDNKRTWQWLPREKLHPLGVDSKLDHTKMNEGRKSSIRKSVAIAFDRAMNHRQRVEDGIRDSSNESSDSE, from the exons ATGACAATGTTGGGGTATGACTTCGATGTAAGGGTTTTCCTGGACAACGCAAGGGCGTGTAAGCCTCCTTACGAGTGCCCTACATGCCGCAGAGTGTATAAGAGCTTCTCTGGGATTGAGTATCACTTACTGAACTTTGATCACAGCAACCCAGAAAGAGAAAGCAACCCCGGCACCCCAATGAGGAAGGGATCTCGGAAAAGCAGACACCACCGGTCGGGGCGGCGCTCTCCGTCGCCGGTAGACATTCGCTCGCCTCAAAGAGAGACGTTGACATATGAGCAGGCGCAGAGGCTGGTGGAGGTCGACTTGGACGGGCGGACGCATCGTATTGACATAACGGAATGCCTCGAAATCGTGACAGAAGACGAAATAGAGGAAGAGGTAGAGAATAAGGAAATAGAGCCAAACGTCGACAACAAGAGCAAGACTCCcatcaagaacaacaaaaagGAGGACAAACTCAAGAAGGATGTGACAGGGGTGCAAGTGAATGTTGGAAAGTTGCCAGAACCTTCTTTCAAGCAACTTGACGATTATGTAGAACCCCCAGATGTTCCCCCGCGGCCAAAGGCGTACTTTCGTTTCATTGAGAAGTCGGTGGAAGAACTTGACGAGGAAGTGGAATATGACATGGACGAAGAGGACTATGCCTGGTTAGAGATGGTTAACGACAAACGGAAAGGAGACAACATGCCGCCCGTTTCACAAGAAGTTTTCGAGACATTAATGGACCGTCTAGAAAAAGAATCGTACTTCGAAAGCCAGAGTTCCGGGAAGGGCGATCCTAGTTCGTATATCGACGAAGACGCAGTGTGCAGTATATGCCAAGACGGCGAGTGTCAAAACAGCAATGTGATACTATTCTGTGACATGTGTAATCTCGCGGTTCACCAAGAATGCTATGGTGTCCCCTACATTCCCGAGGGACAGTGGCTATGTAGACGATGCTTGCAGTCTCCGTCGCGAGCCGTAGACTGCGTGTTGTGTCCCAACAAGGGTGGTGCTTTCAAACAGACGGACGACGCGCGGTGGGCCCACGTGGTCTGCGCGCTGTGGATTCCGGAGGTCTGCTTCGCGAATACGGTATTCCTGGAGCCGATAGACAGTATAGACCACATTCCCACTGCGCGGTGGAAACTGACTTGTTACATCTGTAAACAGCGGGGTGTCGGTGCGTGCATCCAGTGCCACAAGGCGAACTGTTACACAGCATTCCATGTCACCTGCGCCCAACACGCCGGGCTCTACATGAAGATGGAACCCGTACGTGAGACGGGCGTGAATGGGACGTCCATTAGCGTACGCAAGACTGCATACTGCGACGTTCACACGCCGCAGGGCTGGGACCGTACGAGGCACATGATGAGCGAAGAAGACGAAGACGTTCCCAAGGGGATGTCCGCCAAGAAAGCTAAGAAGTTCAAGGAGGAGAAGTCTCGGCAAAAGATGAGGAAAGCCAGGAAGATGCTTGCGGAGAAGAGGTCGGCTATGCCGGTGGTGTCAGTGCCCTACATACCATCAAACAA GGTTTCCAAGATCGTGTCGAGAGTGTCGTTGCAACAGAAGCAGAAGTTCTTCCAGCGGCTGCACAGTTATTGGATGCTGAAGCGCCAGTCTAGAAATGGAGTCCCTCTCCTCAGGAGGCTTCAGGCCCACCACCAATCACAGAGGAACAAGGAATGg TTACCTCACCATTTGCAGAAGGAGGAAAGCGAGAAACACCGTGCGCTGAAAGAGCAGCTCCAGTACTGGCAGCGTCTCAGGCACGACTTGGAACGGGCCAGGCTATTGGTGGAGCTCATTCGCAAGCGCGAGAAACTTAAACGGGAGCAG GTGAAAGTCACCCAGCTGGCCATGGAGATGAGGCTGACGCCGTTCCTCTTCCTTCTGCGGCGCACGCTCGAACAGCTGGAGGAGAAGGATGCTGGGAAGATCTTCAGCGACCCAGTTCCACTTGACGAG GTTCCTGACTATCTGGAGTACATTAAGGACCCCATGGACTTTGCCACCATGAGAACAAAGGTCGAAGGGCACCAGTACCGCAACTTGGACGACTTCGAGAGGGATTTTGAGCTCATCATCAGGAATTGCATGACATACAATGCCAAGGACACCATCTTCTATCGGGCAGCGCTCAGAATGAGAGACCAG GGAGGTGCGATCATCAGACAAGCGCGGAGGTTGGCAGATCGAGCGGGGTACGACGCTGACTCCGGTATGCACACGTCAGAGGCGCCCAGGGTAGAGGAGGCCACCACTCTCAGGCTGGAGGATG tggaCAACCTGTTAATTCCAGAGAACAGAGCAGACATGACCTTAGAAGACCAGCTGAAAGAACTCCTGGAGAAACTGGACATGACCACGACCATCAAGCATGGAG GAGCTCGGTCGAAGAGGGCCAAACAGCTGCGGCGAGAAATCAACGTGATCCGCAGGAAACTGGCGCAGCAGCGAGAACACCGCGACGAGGAGACGCCGGTCGAACCTCCAGCgacaccaaagaagaagaaggacaaGGAGGACAAAAGCAACTCCGATTCAAAATCTAAAG ATGAGGCTGGCACGTCTAATGGCAACTCCAACGGTGCATCACCAACCAAAACCTCCAGGGGGCGCTCCAAGAGCAGGAAGAAGTCCAGATCCAAGTCCAGTGAGAGTGAGGCTGCCCTAGTCCCCACCAGCCCATCGGTGCAGGGCGGGGCCACCACTGATCCCAAGCCAG CTACTCCCGAGCGACCCAATGAGAGCAGCACGCCCAGCACTCCGACCACCCCGTCCACCCCCGGCGTCGGCCGCCGCACCTCCGTACTCTTCAACAAGAAAGCCAAGTCCAAGCCATTCCAGGACTCTGTCTCCCCCTCTAAGTCCCCAAAGTCCCCCGGTCATAAGAGGGGACCCGGTAGACCCCCGGGGAGACCATCCAAAAACAAGAAGCAACAGAACGGGGAACACGCGCTAGCTAGTATCCAGGAGGGTAGTGCCTTGCTGAACGCAGACCAGAACCAAGCCACAGACTTTAGCACGTTGCGCAAGCGTGCCCGTAGCACCAGCAGTAGCAGCAACGACAGCGGTAGCCAGAGGAAAAGACCGCGGGTGAACTCCACGGACACGTTTGACGCGGAGACCGTGGTTCCTCCCAACAAGGAGAGTTTTACGGTGTACAGAACAGACACGAGCCGGCCGAGAAGTAGCTCGGAGTCGGACTCCAGTTCCACCAGCGAAACCAGCGACACCAGTAGTAGTAAACAGAGCAAAACCGGGACTCAAGAAGGGACGGAAGAGAGTAGTGAGGAGTCGTCTGGTACAGAAGGGGAGGTTATAGCTGATCCCAACAAGAAAGGCCCTGGAAGGGGAAAGG CCAAGCTGCTGAATCGAACCTCGGCAAATCTTGATGAGGAATCGGACACTGAGGACGTCCCCATTCAACCGCTGGACTTGGTGTGGGCCAAGTGTCGAGGGTATCCCTCTTACCCAGCTTTGGTGAGTGCCAATAAT ATCATTAACCCAAAGATGCCGAGGACGGGCTACTTCCACAACGGTGTTCCCATCCCCGTCCCTCCCATGGAGGTGCTAAAGGGGCGGCCGCAGATTCCGGAAAACGAGGAGCTCTACCTGGTTCTCTTCTTCGACAACAAGCGCACGTG GCAATGGCTACCCAGAGAAAAGCTACACCCTCTGGGCGTGGACTCCAAGTTGGACCATACCAAGATGAACGAGGGGCGAAAGTCGTCCATCCGAAAGTCGGTCGCAATCGCGTTCGACCGAGCAATGAATCACCGCCAGAGAGTAGAGGACGGCATCAGGGATTCGTCCAATGAATCAAGCGATTCGGAATAA